One Alnus glutinosa chromosome 3, dhAlnGlut1.1, whole genome shotgun sequence genomic region harbors:
- the LOC133863582 gene encoding heavy metal-associated isoprenylated plant protein 45, whose translation MGNVVELKVGLHCEECIKKILKAIKKMDDIETYNVDTQLNKVTVTGNVTTEEVIRVLQKIGKSASTWEGDEMYR comes from the exons ATGGGCAAT GTGGTAGAATTGAAGGTGGGTTTGCATTGTGAGGAATGTATTAAGAAAATCTTGAAGGCCATCAAGAAGATGGACG ATATTGAAACATACAACGTCGATACGCAGCTCAACAAGGTCACGGTGACGGGTAACGTGACGACGGAAGAAGTCATCCGAGTTCTTCAAAAGATTGGCAAGTCCGCAAGCACTTGGGAGGGAGATGAGATGTACCGTTGA
- the LOC133863437 gene encoding staphylococcal-like nuclease CAN2 produces the protein MGMPKLQWISVHVEKALRLLGQCWQPTVSGDSESLGHHGVSAATVGVSALAQHLLHFEITSQVPKGLDKHVVSSKKAQADWYRKLVEAWREAKPPPETPEEAARLVIETLKRDKKADVEGLLTFYGLPLPHTLVELTAEAPTSLPMGVEYECETLPVDAKAIVDGDGMTVYVSTTDPRESLIVPKDVQIAAIQRSQARAEKNYKKADELHKIIIDSGYRLLAINNEEILARKYRIRLRGIDAPENSMPYGEEAKEELTKIVQGKCLRVLVYGEDRYGRCVGDLYCNGKFVQELMLKKGFAWHYTDFDQRPELAKWEKEARAKRVGLWASPNPEKPWEWRKDKREGR, from the exons ATGGGAATGCCCAAATTGCAGTGGATCTCAGTCCACGTGGAAAAGGCCTTGAGGTTGCTTGGGCAATGTTGGCAGCCCACTGTATCTGGGGACTCCGAATCACTTGGACATCATGGTGTATCGGCGGCCACTGTCGGCGTATCGGCTCTCGCCCAGCATCTCCTCCACTTTGAGATCACCTCCCAG GTCCCGAAAGGACTCGACAAGCATGTTGTCTCGTCCAAAAAGGCTCAAGCTGATTG GTACAGAAAACTAGTAGAGGCATGGAGAGAAGCAAAACCCCCTCCAGAAACACCTGAAGAAGCTGCTAGACTTGTCATTGAGACTCTTAAGAGAGACAAAAAAGCAGATGTTGAG GGTTTATTGACTTTCTATGGTCTCCCTCTTCCACATACCTTAGTCGAACTTACTGCTGAGGCCCCAACATCATTGCCTATGGGGGTAGAGTATGAATGTGAGACGTTGCCG GTTGATGCAAAAGCTATAGTAGATGGAGATGGTATGACCGTGTATGTCAGTACGACAGACCCCCGGGAGTCATTGATCGTTCCCAAGGATGTACAAATAGCAGCCATCCAAAGATCACAAGCACGTGCTGAGAAGAATTATAAAAAGGCTGATGAActtcataaaataattattgattCTGGATATAG GCTGTTGGCAATC AACAATGAGGAGATCCTTGCCCGTAAGTATAGAATTCGACTAAG GGGAATAGATGCACCAGAGAATTCAATGCCATATGGGGAAGAAGCAAAGGAAGAGCTGACTAAGATCGTTCAGGGAAAGTGTTTGAGAGTCCTTGTTTATGGGGAAGATCGTTATGGCCGCTGCGTAGGTGATCTATATTGCAATGGCAAATTCGTACAG GAATTAATGTTGAAGAAAGGATTTGCATGGCACTACACAGACTTCGACCAACGCCCAGAACTTGCAAAA TGGGAAAAAGAGGCCCGAGCTAAGCGAGTTGGCCTGTGGGCTTCACCAAATCCTGAGAAGCCATGGGAATGGAGAAAGGACAAACGCGAAGGGAGATAG
- the LOC133865018 gene encoding staphylococcal-like nuclease CAN2 isoform X1: MGNALRFLYGQCCKPTAAGDTELPGHHGVSAATVGLSALAQDLFHFGINSQVPEGLSKHVVSSKKAQANWYRKLIEAWREAKPPPKTPEEATRLITETLKRHKKADVQGLLTFYGLPLPHTLVELTAGPPTSLPAGVKYEFETLPVDAKAVADGDTVTVYVSTTNSRESSCVPSDVQMAAVHRSQARAEKNYAKADAFHKKIVDSGYRVLNFQNNEEILARKYRIRLRGIDAPESSMPYGKEAKEELTKIVQGKCLRVFVYGEDRYGRCVGDLYCNGKFVQELMLKKGFAWHYVAYDQRSELAKWEKEARANRVGLWASSNPEKPWEWRKDKRGGR, from the exons ATGGGAAACGCCTTGAGGTTCCTATACGGGCAATGTTGCAAGCCCACCGCAGCTGGGGACACCGAATTACCCGGACATCATGGTGTGTCGGCAGCCACCGTCGGCTTATCGGCTCTCGCCCAGGATCTCTTTCACTTTGGCATCAACTCCCAG GTCCCGGAAGGACTCAGCAAGCATGTTGTCTCGTCCAAAAAGGCTCAAGCTAATTG GTACAGAAAATTAATAGAGGCATGGAGAGAAGCAAAACCCCCTCCAAAAACACCTGAAGAAGCTACTAGACTTATCACTGAGACTCTGAAGAGACACAAAAAAGCAGATGTTCAG GGTTTATTGACTTTCTACGGTCTCCCTCTTCCTCATACCCTAGTTGAACTTACTGCTGGGCCCCCAACATCATTGCCTGCAGGCGTAAAGTATGAATTTGAGACGTTGCCG GTTGATGCAAAAGCTGTAGCAGATGGAGATACTGTGACGGTGTATGTCAGTACGACAAACTCCCGAGAATCATCTTGCGTTCCTAGTGATGTACAAATGGCAGCCGTCCATAGATCACAAGCGCGTGCCGAGAAGAATTATGCAAAGGCTGATGCATTTCATAAGAAAATTGTTGATTCCGGATATAG GGTACTCAATTTTCAGAACAATGAGGAGATCCTTGCCCGTAAGTATAGAATTCGACTAAG GGGAATAGATGCACCAGAGAGTTCAATGCCATATGGGAAAGAAGCAAAGGAAGAGCTGACTAAGATTGTTCAGGGAAAGTGTTTGAGAGTCTTTGTTTACGGGGAAGATCGTTATGGCCGCTGCGTAGGTGATCTATATTGCAATGGCAAATTCGTGCAG GAATTAATGTTGAAGAAAGGTTTTGCATGGCACTACGTAGCCTACGACCAACGCTCAGAACTTGCAAAA TGGGAAAAAGAGGCTCGAGCTAATCGAGTTGGCCTATGGGCTTCATCGAATCCTGAGAAGCCATGGGAATGGAGAAAGGACAAACGCGGAGGTAGATAG
- the LOC133865018 gene encoding staphylococcal-like nuclease CAN1 isoform X2 translates to MRRRPVYFRRPVRRRVSNVLWRVLSGMAILLFIFVLSKGSQIDSRPEIPKVPEGLSKHVVSSKKAQANWYRKLIEAWREAKPPPKTPEEATRLITETLKRHKKADVQGLLTFYGLPLPHTLVELTAGPPTSLPAGVKYEFETLPVDAKAVADGDTVTVYVSTTNSRESSCVPSDVQMAAVHRSQARAEKNYAKADAFHKKIVDSGYRVLNFQNNEEILARKYRIRLRGIDAPESSMPYGKEAKEELTKIVQGKCLRVFVYGEDRYGRCVGDLYCNGKFVQELMLKKGFAWHYVAYDQRSELAKWEKEARANRVGLWASSNPEKPWEWRKDKRGGR, encoded by the exons ATGAGGCGGAGGCCGGTGTATTTTCGGAGGCCAGTGAGGAGGCGAGTTTCGAATGTGTTATGGCGGGTGTTGTCTGGGATGGCGattttgcttttcatttttgttctGAGCAAAGGGAGTCAGATTGATTCGAGGCCGGAGATACCCAAG GTCCCGGAAGGACTCAGCAAGCATGTTGTCTCGTCCAAAAAGGCTCAAGCTAATTG GTACAGAAAATTAATAGAGGCATGGAGAGAAGCAAAACCCCCTCCAAAAACACCTGAAGAAGCTACTAGACTTATCACTGAGACTCTGAAGAGACACAAAAAAGCAGATGTTCAG GGTTTATTGACTTTCTACGGTCTCCCTCTTCCTCATACCCTAGTTGAACTTACTGCTGGGCCCCCAACATCATTGCCTGCAGGCGTAAAGTATGAATTTGAGACGTTGCCG GTTGATGCAAAAGCTGTAGCAGATGGAGATACTGTGACGGTGTATGTCAGTACGACAAACTCCCGAGAATCATCTTGCGTTCCTAGTGATGTACAAATGGCAGCCGTCCATAGATCACAAGCGCGTGCCGAGAAGAATTATGCAAAGGCTGATGCATTTCATAAGAAAATTGTTGATTCCGGATATAG GGTACTCAATTTTCAGAACAATGAGGAGATCCTTGCCCGTAAGTATAGAATTCGACTAAG GGGAATAGATGCACCAGAGAGTTCAATGCCATATGGGAAAGAAGCAAAGGAAGAGCTGACTAAGATTGTTCAGGGAAAGTGTTTGAGAGTCTTTGTTTACGGGGAAGATCGTTATGGCCGCTGCGTAGGTGATCTATATTGCAATGGCAAATTCGTGCAG GAATTAATGTTGAAGAAAGGTTTTGCATGGCACTACGTAGCCTACGACCAACGCTCAGAACTTGCAAAA TGGGAAAAAGAGGCTCGAGCTAATCGAGTTGGCCTATGGGCTTCATCGAATCCTGAGAAGCCATGGGAATGGAGAAAGGACAAACGCGGAGGTAGATAG
- the LOC133863581 gene encoding protein EARLY RESPONSIVE TO DEHYDRATION 15-like, translated as MDVISQRSSSSTLNPNAPSFVPLAYRAVEDFSEQWWALVQSSPWFRDYWLEERFQDPQNDPHHPDIDDLDLPDIDALFDDYSVEDKRDQDEEEDYCRDLISMGALKWRKARALAEVPRYIEKAPKIVNVKTSPRNIQQPR; from the exons ATGGACGTAATTTCTCAGAGATCTTCGTCTTCAACTTTGAATCCCAACGCTCCGTCGTTCGTACCTTTGGCTTATCGGGCGGTGGAGGACTTCTCTGAGCAGTGGTGGGCCCTGGTCCAGTCCTCCCCTTGGTTCCGCGACTACTGGCTCGAAGAGCGCTTCCAGGATCCCCAAAATGATCCTCACCATCCCGATATTGACGACCTTGACCTCCCCGACATAGATGCCCTCTTCGACGACTACAGCGTAGAAGACAAGC GTGATCAGGATGAAGAGGAAGACTATTGCAGGGATTTGATTTCAATGGGGGCGTTGAAATGGCGGAAAGCGCGAGCTTTAGCTGAAGTGCCGAGGTATATAGAGAAGGCCCCCAAGATTGTCAATGTGAAAACGAGTCCGCGAAACATTCAGCAACCAAGATAG